CGCAAATATTGGAAACTTCCCATCTTCTATGGCGGCATTACCGGCTGCATCTACGCAATGACGTGGAACAATCAGATGTACCGCGACTATTCACAGGCCTATATTGACATTCTGGACAACGATCCAAACACACAAAGTTATAACGATTTCCTGCATCTGGGAACCACCATTACAGATTCAAACAAAGAATACTATCAGAACCTTTTCAAGAAACGCAAGGACCGTTATCGCCGTTGGCGCGACCTCAGCATCTTTGCAACAATCGGCATTTACGCATTGTCCGTAATAGATGCCTACGTAGATGCGTCGCTCTCCGACTTCGATATATCAGACGAACTTTCGCTGCATATTGCACCGAAGGTCATTAACGACAATTCAATCACAGGTGCCCGCAATCCACTCAAGAGTGCGGCACTGGGCATAGGGTGCAGTCTTAATTTCTAAAACTGCTCCCACGATTGCCAACGCATACTAAGGATGATTCACATACGACAAACAATCACAGCCATTCTGCTGGCAGCAGCAACCTGCGCGACACAGGCTCAATACCAGACCATAACGGACAGCAATGGCAAGAAAATGGAGATTTATATCCCCATTGCTGAAGAAGAGGACACAAAGGACGAGGTTATATTCACCGACGATAAGTTCTATCAGCAGCAAGGCAACTACGGTTATTTCAAAGACTATGCAGCTTCGGAAACCGAGACCGATGCCATCAGCAGGCAGATAAAGCGACTTCCCGGCTCAATGCCAATGACCTACAATGAGGAAGTAAAGAAATATATAGACAGATACGTGAAGGCCGGACGCAAATCAACAAGCTGCCTCTTGGCACGTGCAAAATATTACAATCACTTCTTTGAAGAAGCATTGCGCACTTACGGTCTGCCTTTAGAACTGAAACACCTCCCCGTCATCGAATCGGGACTTGACCCAAACGCCACTTCACGAGTAGGCGCAGCCGGACTCTGGCAGTTTATGACCGTTACCGGACGGGAATACGACCTCTGCATCAACAGCTATATCGACGAACGTCGCGATCCGGTAAAATCTTCCGATGCCGCTGCCCGGCTTCTGAGCGACCTTTACCGCCGGTTCGGCGACTGGAACCTTGCACTGGCAGCTTACAACTGCGGATCAGGACGAGTACAGAACGCCATTGAACGAGCAGGCGGCAACAATGACTTTTGGGAAATCTACCAATATCTGCCCAAAGAAACCCGCGGATACGTTCCCGCCTTCATCGCTGCCAACTACGTGATGACCTATTCAGGCGATTACGACATCTATCCCGAGCCCACCGGGCTGCCACAGAAGCCGGGAAAGGTACAGATAACAAAGGATGTATCCTTCGCAAAGGTGGCAAATCTGCTGAATATGGAAGTAGATGAGCTGAAAAAGCTCAATCCACAGTTCCGTCAAGGCATTATCAAGGTAACCAACGGAAACGCAACCCTGCTGCTTCCGTCCGAACAGGTGGCACGCTTCAACAGTTGTTCGCCATTACTTTACGAAGACCCACAGCCGACCGACAATACACAGCCAAGTATGGCTGCCAACACTAACAACCTTCCACAACAGGAACTTACGCAGATAAACACTGCCTACTAACATAGATTATTGACCTTTTATTATAGTGAGGAAGAACAAAATGGACAAGGAAAT
The Prevotella sp. HUN102 genome window above contains:
- a CDS encoding DUF5683 domain-containing protein, which gives rise to MLHKWSLAAILATASFANVQAQVNNDEPMKVIYPEDSMEVTVQELPLNKKKDGKRVWLDKEAKLNKKLAKDSAKIARDWTKWKPNPKKALWLAIVLPGAGQIYNRKYWKLPIFYGGITGCIYAMTWNNQMYRDYSQAYIDILDNDPNTQSYNDFLHLGTTITDSNKEYYQNLFKKRKDRYRRWRDLSIFATIGIYALSVIDAYVDASLSDFDISDELSLHIAPKVINDNSITGARNPLKSAALGIGCSLNF
- a CDS encoding lytic transglycosylase domain-containing protein — encoded protein: MIHIRQTITAILLAAATCATQAQYQTITDSNGKKMEIYIPIAEEEDTKDEVIFTDDKFYQQQGNYGYFKDYAASETETDAISRQIKRLPGSMPMTYNEEVKKYIDRYVKAGRKSTSCLLARAKYYNHFFEEALRTYGLPLELKHLPVIESGLDPNATSRVGAAGLWQFMTVTGREYDLCINSYIDERRDPVKSSDAAARLLSDLYRRFGDWNLALAAYNCGSGRVQNAIERAGGNNDFWEIYQYLPKETRGYVPAFIAANYVMTYSGDYDIYPEPTGLPQKPGKVQITKDVSFAKVANLLNMEVDELKKLNPQFRQGIIKVTNGNATLLLPSEQVARFNSCSPLLYEDPQPTDNTQPSMAANTNNLPQQELTQINTAY